In one Pseudarthrobacter oxydans genomic region, the following are encoded:
- a CDS encoding efflux RND transporter permease subunit codes for MQFRILVLAIAAGLITFGVVNIPHMAVDTMPEFAPAQVEIQTEALGLSAAEVEQLITAPMEADLLNGVAWLDEIRSKSVPGLSSIELVFEPGTDVLRARQLVAERMTQAHALPNVSSPPLIMQPMSSTSRVMMIKMNSTELSGIDMSVLARWKIKPRLIGIPGVANVSIWGQREQQLQVEVTPTQLRDKGITLEQLVKTTGNAVWVSPLSFLEASTPGTGGFVESPNQRLGIQHVLPIRTPADLAKVSVEEADPPVLLGDIAQVKEGHQPLIGDAVAGSGAGLMLVVEKFPGTNTLEVTRNVEAALKDMEPGLTGIQIDTSVFRPATGVQESVDSLGLSLLISLLIAVALFWLLFRSWRAAVIALVAIATTVTTAAVVLFAQNATLNIAILLGVLLGTSVIVGDIVEDIQAHRRLASGQDVAKPGTSPRSRISLIAKGIRTPLFHASLIMVVVLVPTLFLTGVGGSFFTPLFWSLALTLAAALIVGLSVTPVLAYFLLPPKTAPARELPAVGRAKAYYGRALDGIGPRKGLAVAVVVVVGMLGIVAGSQLTQNRQLVPTMPDRTLLVQWDTMAGTSNDEVQRVAAKAAEELRALPGVSGVGGHLGRAISADQVVGNSSAELWVSIDRGANFGETERAVREVVQGYPGIAHNVMNYSQQTIGDVRSSMEPDFAVRVFGTEMPVLRKKAEEVRQALQKINGVNNPTIDAPAVTPIVEVQVNLEAAQKAGIKPGDARRAAATLMQGIVVGNLFEQQKVFEVVIRGAVGVRDDLTSIRELLLDTPNGGHIQLGQIADVRMVPSEVVVQHDATSRRIDIVADISGRPLEDIQRDIQAAVQQIEFPLEYHAEIPTKYGELQAADTLVHGLGVAAALAVLLLLQTAVRSWKLAVATFLALPAAMSGAAVAAWFGSASLSWLSLTAFAAVLAIAARNAALLSARVDEIWRETAGASRTDVVLQAARDRVSPVLKSAIITLLVLIPPAFMGGTVGQALIGPMLLILAGGLVTTTLVGLFILPLLTLWFGPRTEPEEWSEVYESEHPVMSMPEKVKVS; via the coding sequence ATGCAGTTTCGGATTCTGGTTCTCGCGATCGCAGCGGGCCTTATTACTTTTGGCGTAGTAAACATTCCACATATGGCTGTGGACACCATGCCGGAGTTCGCCCCCGCACAAGTCGAGATCCAGACCGAAGCCCTCGGGCTTTCCGCCGCTGAGGTCGAACAGCTCATCACCGCCCCCATGGAGGCGGACCTTCTTAATGGCGTGGCCTGGCTGGACGAGATACGCTCCAAGTCCGTTCCCGGCCTGTCGTCCATCGAACTCGTCTTCGAGCCCGGTACGGACGTCCTGCGTGCACGCCAGCTGGTGGCGGAAAGGATGACGCAGGCCCACGCGCTGCCCAACGTCTCCTCGCCGCCCCTGATCATGCAGCCGATGTCGTCCACGAGCCGCGTGATGATGATCAAGATGAACTCCACCGAGCTCTCGGGCATCGACATGTCCGTCCTGGCCCGGTGGAAGATCAAGCCGCGCCTGATAGGCATCCCGGGCGTCGCAAACGTGTCTATCTGGGGCCAGCGCGAACAGCAGCTGCAAGTTGAAGTCACTCCCACGCAGCTCCGCGACAAGGGCATAACCCTTGAGCAGCTGGTCAAGACCACGGGCAACGCCGTCTGGGTTTCGCCGCTGAGCTTCCTGGAGGCATCCACGCCGGGTACCGGCGGCTTCGTGGAGTCACCCAACCAGCGCCTTGGCATCCAGCACGTCCTCCCTATCCGCACCCCGGCCGACCTGGCAAAGGTCAGCGTGGAGGAAGCGGACCCGCCGGTGCTCCTGGGCGACATCGCCCAGGTCAAGGAAGGCCACCAGCCGCTGATCGGGGACGCCGTGGCCGGCTCAGGTGCAGGCCTGATGCTGGTCGTCGAAAAGTTCCCGGGCACCAACACACTGGAAGTCACCCGCAACGTTGAAGCCGCGCTGAAGGACATGGAGCCGGGCCTCACCGGGATCCAGATCGACACGTCCGTCTTCCGGCCGGCAACCGGCGTCCAGGAATCCGTCGACAGCCTGGGCCTCTCCCTGCTCATCAGCCTGCTGATTGCCGTAGCCCTGTTCTGGCTGCTTTTCCGCTCCTGGCGTGCGGCTGTGATTGCGCTCGTGGCCATCGCCACGACGGTCACGACGGCCGCAGTTGTGCTGTTCGCCCAGAATGCAACACTCAACATCGCCATCCTGCTCGGGGTTCTGCTCGGCACATCGGTAATCGTGGGCGACATTGTGGAAGACATCCAGGCCCACCGGCGGCTGGCCTCGGGCCAGGATGTGGCGAAGCCGGGAACTTCCCCAAGGTCGAGGATCAGCCTCATCGCGAAGGGAATCCGCACTCCGCTGTTCCACGCATCGCTCATCATGGTGGTTGTCCTCGTTCCCACGCTCTTTCTGACCGGGGTCGGCGGCTCGTTCTTCACCCCGCTGTTCTGGTCACTTGCGCTGACCCTTGCCGCCGCACTGATAGTTGGCCTCTCCGTGACGCCCGTGCTGGCGTACTTCCTGCTTCCGCCGAAGACTGCTCCGGCCAGGGAACTTCCCGCTGTAGGACGCGCGAAGGCCTACTACGGCCGCGCGCTGGACGGAATCGGTCCCCGGAAAGGCCTTGCCGTCGCGGTGGTGGTGGTTGTGGGAATGCTGGGGATCGTAGCCGGTTCCCAGCTGACGCAAAACAGGCAACTTGTTCCCACGATGCCTGACCGCACGCTTTTGGTTCAGTGGGACACCATGGCCGGGACCTCCAACGATGAAGTCCAGCGGGTTGCCGCCAAGGCCGCCGAGGAACTTCGGGCCCTTCCGGGGGTCTCCGGAGTCGGCGGGCACCTGGGACGCGCCATTTCAGCAGACCAGGTGGTAGGCAACAGCTCCGCCGAGCTGTGGGTGTCGATCGACCGGGGCGCCAACTTCGGCGAAACCGAGCGTGCCGTGCGGGAAGTGGTCCAGGGTTACCCTGGCATCGCGCACAACGTGATGAACTACTCGCAGCAAACCATCGGAGATGTACGCTCCAGCATGGAACCGGACTTTGCGGTCCGGGTCTTTGGAACGGAAATGCCGGTGCTGCGTAAAAAGGCAGAAGAGGTCCGCCAGGCCCTCCAAAAGATCAACGGGGTGAACAACCCGACCATCGACGCACCGGCCGTGACCCCGATAGTGGAGGTCCAGGTCAACCTCGAAGCCGCCCAAAAGGCAGGTATCAAGCCCGGTGACGCAAGGCGCGCCGCTGCGACCCTGATGCAGGGCATCGTGGTTGGGAACCTCTTTGAACAGCAGAAGGTTTTCGAAGTGGTTATCCGGGGGGCCGTTGGCGTCCGGGATGACCTGACAAGCATCCGTGAGCTGCTCCTTGACACCCCCAACGGCGGCCACATCCAACTGGGGCAGATCGCCGACGTGCGGATGGTCCCGAGTGAAGTCGTGGTCCAGCACGATGCTACGTCGCGGCGCATCGACATTGTCGCCGACATCAGCGGACGCCCCTTGGAAGATATTCAGCGGGACATCCAGGCAGCCGTCCAGCAAATCGAGTTCCCGCTCGAGTACCACGCCGAGATCCCCACGAAATATGGCGAACTCCAGGCCGCGGATACCTTGGTGCACGGACTCGGAGTTGCTGCCGCCCTGGCTGTGCTGCTCCTGCTCCAGACAGCGGTGAGGAGCTGGAAACTGGCTGTCGCCACCTTCCTGGCCCTTCCCGCCGCGATGTCCGGAGCAGCGGTGGCGGCCTGGTTCGGATCGGCGTCGCTGTCCTGGCTGTCACTGACAGCGTTTGCTGCCGTCCTTGCCATCGCCGCGCGCAACGCAGCCCTGTTGTCCGCACGCGTCGACGAGATCTGGCGGGAGACTGCCGGAGCTTCGCGCACAGACGTGGTCCTGCAGGCAGCCCGGGACCGCGTGTCGCCAGTCCTGAAGTCGGCCATCATCACGCTGCTTGTGCTGATACCGCCCGCCTTCATGGGCGGCACGGTCGGCCAAGCCTTGATAGGGCCGATGCTGCTGATCCTGGCCGGTGGCCTGGTGACCACAACGCTCGTGGGGCTCTTCATCCTCCCGCTGCTCACCCTGTGGTTCGGTCCACGCACCGAGCCCGAAGAGTGGTCGGAAGTCTACGAATCAGAACATCCAGTCATGTCGATGCCGGAAAAGGTGAAAGTATCATGA